In Populus alba chromosome 1, ASM523922v2, whole genome shotgun sequence, a single window of DNA contains:
- the LOC118036893 gene encoding glycosyltransferase BC10, whose amino-acid sequence MKQRKATHQKSVYSYNKWKKRKIFVMLSLLSLLGFCLVLTHNSTTTNTTTSRILTLASLRSHFIVQKPKIAFLFIARNRLPLDMLWDAFFKGQESRFSIFVHSRPGFLFNKANTRSEYFFNRQVNDSIQVDWGEASMIEAERILLRHALVDPLNERFVFLSDSCIPLYNFSYTYDYIMSTSTSFVDSFADTKEGRYNPKMAPLVPVYNWRKGSQWVVLTRKHAEVVVNDTTVFPMFQQHCKRRSLPEFWRDHPIPADTSIEHNCIPDEHYVQTLLAREGLEGEITRRSLTHSSWDLSSSKDPERRGWHPVTYKFSDATPTLIQSIKDTDNIYYETEYRREWCSSKGKPSRCFLFARKFTRPAAFRLLNMSVLGALRKATNKS is encoded by the exons ATGAAGCAGAGAAAAGCgacgcatcagaaatctgtttacaGTTATAATAaatggaagaagaggaagatatttgtgaTGCTATCATTGTTATCATTGCTAGGATTTTGCCTTGTTTTGACTCATAATTCTACCACTACAAATACAACAACAAGTAGAATCCTGACGCTCGCATCTTTGCGCTCTCATTTCATTGTTCAAAAGCCTAAAATTGCCTTTCTCTTTATAGCTCGAAATCGTCTACCTCTTGATATGCTTTGGGATGCTTTCTTTAAg GGTCAGGAATCTAGATTTTCCATTTTTGTTCACTCAAGGCCTGGGTTTCTGTTCAACAAGGCAAATACGAGATCTGAATATTTCTTTAATCGTCAAGTTAATGACAGTATACAG GTGGATTGGGGTGAAGCATCGATGATCGAGGCTGAGCGCATATTGCTTAGACATGCACTTGTGGATCCACTGAATGAAcgctttgtttttctttcggACAG CTGCATACCTCTCTACAACTTCAGCTACACATACGACTATATTATGTCCACATCAACTAGTTTTGTAGACAG CTTTGCTGATACAAAAGAAGGTCGCTACAATCCGAAAATGGCTCCACTTGTTCCTGTTTATAACTGGAGGAAAGGATCTCAG TGGGTAGTTCTGACCAGAAAGCATGCAGAAGTTGTAGTGAATGACACTACTGTCTTTCCTATGTTTCAACAGCATTGCAAG CGAAGATCACTACCTGAGTTTTGGCGGGATCACCCCATT CCAGCTGATACATCCATTGAGCATAATTGCATTCCTGATGAACATTATGTCCAGACATTACTGGCT cGAGAGGGCCTTGAAGGAGAAATAACACGAAGATCACTGACACATAGTTCATGGGATCTTTCATCTTCTAAAGACCCTGAACGCCGTGGATGGCATCCTGTTACCTATAAGTTTTCTGACGCTACTCCCACTCTCATACAATCTATTAAG GATACTGACAATATTTATTATGAGACGGAATACCGAAGAGAATGGTGCAGCAGCAAAGGGAAACCATCCAGGTGTTTTCTTTTTGCTAGAAAATTCACTCGTCCAGCTGCTTTCCGCCTTCTTAATATG TCTGTGCTGGGAGCTTTACGTAAAGCAACAAATAAGTCATGA